CCGGAATTTTATTTTTGTGTAAAAAATTACTATTTTCGCGCCAGAATTTAACGGCCTCGTAGTTCAACGGATAGAATAGAAGTTTCCTAAACTTTAGATCCAAGTTCGATTCTTGGCGAGGCTACTCAAAACCACCACACCGGTGGTTTTTTTTTATGCCATTGATTTGCGGGGCTTTAAAATTGTCCGCAAAATAATACCGCTTGCCGCGTGCAGAAAAAAGCACTAATTTTGCGCCAAATTATCTTATGGTCAAAATTGGCAACATAGAACTCCCTGATTTCCCGCTGCTGCTTGCCCCTATGGAAGATGTGAGCGATCCGCCTTTCCGCAGGTTGTGCAAGATGCATGGCGCCGACCTGATGTATTCTGAATTCATCTCTTCAGAAGGATTGATCCGCGATGCCATCAAAAGCCGTATGAAATTGGATATTTTCGACTATGAGCGACCCGTAGGCATACAGATTTTTGGTGGCGACGAGGAGGCCATGGCGCTCTCTGCAAAAATTGTTGAGGCCGTGAGCCCGGATCTGATTGACATTAATTTCGGCTGTCCGGTAAAGAAGGTGGTCTGCAAAGGTGCCGGCGCCGGTGTATTGAAGGATGTCGATCTGATGGTGCGGCTTACGAAAGCGGTCATCAGCAGCACAAGCCTGCCCGTAACGGTCAAGACACGCTTGGGCTGGGACGAAAATTCGATTAATATCGATGAAGTGGCCGAAAGGCTGCAGGATGTAGGCGTACAGGCGCTTACGGTACATGCCCGGACGCGTGCGCAGATGTACAAGGGCCATTCAGACTGGACGCACATTGAGCGCATCAAGAACAATCCCAGGATCACAATGCCGATATTCGGAAATGGCGATATCGATTCTCCGGAAAAGGCACTGGAATACAAAAACCGTTTCGGGCTCGATGGTATGATGATCGGGCGTGCCGCAATCGGTTATCCGTGGATTTTCGATGAGATCAAACATTACTTTAAAACCGGACAGCATCTGCCCAAACCCGGCATGACTGAAAGGATAGAAGCCGCTTCAAACCACCTCAAATGGGCGATGGAATGGAAAGGCGAACGGCTCGGGATTGTGGAAACCCGACGTCATTATACAAATTACTTCAAGAACATACACGGCTTTAAGGAATACCGGCAGAAACTCGTCACCACCGACGGCGCGGATGACCTGATGAAAGTATTTGACGAGATCCGCGATGCTTTCGCGGGCTATCAGATGGTATGATGTCTAAGACCCCCGACCTTCGCTTGACGCCTCTTGCGTGAGGGATGGAAGCGGCAGCCCGGAGCCCGCAGGGCGAGGACTACAGCGTACAGCCCGACAGCGGCCGTGTACAAAATTGGTATTGGCTGATATTTCCCCGGCCGGTGGCACGCCCGCGGTAAAACTTTTGGAA
The nucleotide sequence above comes from Flavobacterium magnum. Encoded proteins:
- the dusB gene encoding tRNA dihydrouridine synthase DusB, whose protein sequence is MVKIGNIELPDFPLLLAPMEDVSDPPFRRLCKMHGADLMYSEFISSEGLIRDAIKSRMKLDIFDYERPVGIQIFGGDEEAMALSAKIVEAVSPDLIDINFGCPVKKVVCKGAGAGVLKDVDLMVRLTKAVISSTSLPVTVKTRLGWDENSINIDEVAERLQDVGVQALTVHARTRAQMYKGHSDWTHIERIKNNPRITMPIFGNGDIDSPEKALEYKNRFGLDGMMIGRAAIGYPWIFDEIKHYFKTGQHLPKPGMTERIEAASNHLKWAMEWKGERLGIVETRRHYTNYFKNIHGFKEYRQKLVTTDGADDLMKVFDEIRDAFAGYQMV